A window of Paraburkholderia megapolitana genomic DNA:
ATGGCGCTACAGGTAACGGTGGGCCTGTCCGCCCATTCGTCCGGGATGCTGGCGGATGCGTTGCACTCGTTCGTCGACATGCTCGCCGACGCGCTCGTCCTGCTCGCCTGCGCTCTCGACGCCCGCGCCGCGGCCGCCGATCCGACGCGCCGGCATCCGAAGTACGAACCGCTCGCGCTGCTTGCGCTCGGCGCGCTGCTTGGCGCAACGGGGCTCCAGATGGTGTGGCAATCGTGGGAGTCGGCGGTGCGCTCCGGTGTGAATCCCGACAGCCACTTCGATATCGTGACGCTCGGCGTCGCCGTACTCGCGCTCGCCAGCAAGGAAACGCTGTTCCGCTGGATGGCGCGCGAAGCAAAACGCAGCCGTTCGACCCTGCTGCTCGCCAACGCATGGCATGTGCGCGCCGATGCGCTGTCTTCGCTGGTCGTGACGGTGGCGATCGGCGGCAGTCTTGCGGGTCTTACGCGGCTCGACGACCTGGCCGCGGCACTGATCGGCCTGATGATCGTCAAGACGGGCTACGGCTTCGGATCGCGTGGACTGCGGGATCTGAAACAACGTCGGCATACTGCGCAGCGCCCGGCCGCCACGACGCCCGCCCGTATGCACGTCGTACGCACTGACTCGCTGACGATGCCGCTCGACGCGCGCGTGCTGCCGTTGCAG
This region includes:
- a CDS encoding cation diffusion facilitator family transporter; protein product: MTTPLQERTSSISTTSKVLVASIVLNLLLMALQVTVGLSAHSSGMLADALHSFVDMLADALVLLACALDARAAAADPTRRHPKYEPLALLALGALLGATGLQMVWQSWESAVRSGVNPDSHFDIVTLGVAVLALASKETLFRWMAREAKRSRSTLLLANAWHVRADALSSLVVTVAIGGSLAGLTRLDDLAAALIGLMIVKTGYGFGSRGLRDLKQRRHTAQRPAATTPARMHVVRTDSLTMPLDARVLPLQPSHDRTTTRLIPVDQDAPVLESRSAA